GCAATTGTCCATACTTATGTTGATGGGAAAGTAAATCCGGAAACAGCTGCCCCCGCTTTCGGAATCTTCCGGAGGGGGCATGTATTCAATGGCGCCTCCCAGTCTCTCCTTGATTGTCTTAAACACAATGTAGAGGCCCAATCCGGTTTTGCCCTCTGACCGGCCGGTGGTGGTAAAGGGTTCAAACATATGTTCTCTTATAGAAACAGGGATGCCCTTTCCATTATCCTTGTACTCGATCATGCCGGTTTTTCCTTCCTTGAGACTGAGAGTTATGCTGATTAAACTGTCTTCCCGGGGGGAATCAAACCCATGGACCAGGCTGTTGATCAGTAAATTGTTGATGATGTAATAAAAGCTGTCGGGATAGGAGTAGACCTCGATTTCTTCACCCAGGAGTTGAACCTTAATATGCTTGTTATTGAACTGGATGGCATGGGTTCTGGTAATTTCCTGGATATAATCTTTCAACTCGAAGCTGAGGCATTTGCTTTCCATCTCGTCAAAAGACAGTTTTTTGAAATTTTCTATGAAATCGGCAGCCTTTTTAAGGTTTTTACCCAGTAGACGGCTGCCGTCATGGAGCCTGGCGATAAAATCATCCATGTTCTCCTTTGTCAGAGAATCTTCAATGACCTGTTTCTGAAGTTTTCGAATCACATCTTCCATGCTGGAAGATGTGGTGATGCTCACCCCCAGAGGTGTATTTATTTCATGGGCAACCCCCGACACAAGAGATCCCAATGCGGCTAATCGTTCTTTCCGGATCAATTCTTTTTGTGTGTCCTGCAGTTTTTCCAGAGTTTCCTTGAGAGAGCTGTTGGTATACTCGAGTTCCTGGGTTCTCTGGTCCACTCTGTTGTTGAGAGACAAATTGAGCTGTTTCAGAGCCTCTTCGCTTTTCCTTCTTTTTAGAATATTGCTGAAGAGCTGGATGACAAGAAGCAGTAAAATCGAGAAAACGACCAGGACTATGGTTACTTCCGTTGAGTAGCGGTAAAAGAAATTATCCGGTTGATTTATAATGATGCTTCCCTTGGGCAGGTATTTAAGGCTCAGCGAGAATTGAAGCAGTTTTGTAAGATCAAACATGGGACTTTGGGAGGTTTCTGCTGTTATAGGAATGGACTCTGCCAATTCTCCCTTTAAAATTCTTAAGGCCCGCTGGCCTGCGTCCCGTCCCTGATCGATGCCTTGAAGGAGGTATCCACCGATAATCCCATGGGAGAATTGAAAATCCCAAGATCCGAAGACGGGGACTGCCGCAGCCTGAGATATGAGTTGAGTGCTGATATCGTACTCGAAGAATTTTCCCAGATTATCCCTCTGGAAGGGTAGGAGGAATACAACAAAATCTTCTCCCAGAAGATTCAGATCCCGAAGCATATCAGCCATGGATATATCTGACCAAACCTCAATACTGGTAAAATCATCTTTATAATCGTTAAGAACAGCATCAAGATTTGTCCTGATGCTCTTTCCTGTAACAGTTTCATCCAGGATACAAACCAGATTAGTTCTATTGGGGTAGAGTTGTCTGATCAGGTCCAGGTTCTTTGAAAAATCACTTTCTTCACTGATACCTGTTACATTGTAAAATCCGGCAAGGGATTCGGGTTGGAAGAAGTTAATACCGCAGAATACAAGGGGGATGGGACCGTAAAAATCGTCTCGGTTGGATTTCATAAATTCCAGCGCATTGTCGTCGGCACAGATTATCAGATCATACTGCATGCTTGCGGATTTAATCCTCATGAGTTCCTTGAAAACCTGGAGATAATCGTCTTCGCTGTATCTTTTACTGTCCATAAATTCAACATGAATGACTGCCTCTTCCCCCAGGACTTCTCTGACTCCCCGGGTTATGTTTTCCGTCCAGTGGTATCCCTGATGATACGAGTGAAGCAGGAGTATCTGGGGTCTGTCATTACGGGAATCCAGGTTCTGTTCGTCTGAAAAAAGAGAAAAGGAATGGAATGCCAGGAAGATCAATAACAAAGCTTTTACGGGTCTGGGAGGGCTCATGAGATAATTATACACATATAGATGGATATTACGGTATAAAAAAGAAGAATTTAAATCAGTGGAATCCAGATATAATTGGGCTGCTCAGAATGGAGTCATCCATTTCATTAATAAAGTATTACAGGTCAAATTTTTAGGAGACGGAATAATCAGCACTTTATTATTCAAAATTTGATAGACCGGGAAATGAACTCTCAATGATATTTAATTGATAGGGCCCGAAAGAATACCTTCCGAACCATCTCAGCCCAGGGCTGAGATTTCTTCTGCCGCCTGCTCCCAGGCCTTTGTCAATTCTCTCTGTCTGGTTTCCAACTCAGTTATCTTCTGACTCATGGCCTTCGCCTTCTCTGCATCAGAATACACTTCGGGACTTCCCAGATCTTCCTGAGCCTTTAGAATATCGGCCTCACAACTTTCAATCTCTTCCATTAACTGGGCTTCGCTGCGCTCCAGCCGGCGGATTTCAGATTTGCGTTTTTTATCATCTTCCCGGTTGACCTTGGCAGAACCCTGGTCCTCCTGAGAGCCTGATGACTCCAAATCCTTAGAAGAAGTCACGTTTTGAGGCGAGGAAGAGTCTTTTTTCCAACGGTAGTAGGCGTAATCTCCGTCAAAGTATTCTGCTTTCCCCGGGCTCAGCTCCATCACCGACGCCGCCAGTTGATCGATAAAATAGCGGTCATGAGAGACAAAGACCAATGTCCCCGCATATCCATTCATAGCATCCAGGAGTACATCTTTTGACGTGAGGTCCAGGTGGTTGGTAGGTTCATCCATGACAAGAAGATTCACCGGTTTCAGTAGAAGCTTTAAAAGAGCCAGACGGTTCTTTTCTCCACCGCTTAAAACGGCACATTTTTTGTAAATATCATCATCCGAGAAAAGGAATGATCCCAGCATGCCCCGGTGTTTGGGGATCAGTTCGATGGGCGCTTCTTCCTCCAGAGTCTCCAGTACGCTTTTATTCGGATCCAGAACCAGTTCCTGATCCTGAGAGAAATAGCCGATCTTCACATCCTTTCCCAGACGGCGATTTCCTGTAAAGTCTTTGTCATGTCCGCTGATAATCCGCATCAGAGTGGACTTTCCCGCACCATTCACACCGGCGAGGTTCAGCCGGTCTCCCTTGGCGATTTCAAGATTCACATCCTTTAAAACCTGATGGTCTCCGTAGGCTTTTCCTATTCCTTCCAGGCTCATGACCTTCCGTCCCGAATGGGGGGGTGGGGGGAAGTGAAAGTGCATCCTCTGCATGGAGCTGGGGAGTTCGATTATTTCCATTTTCTCCAGCATCTTGACCCGGCTCTGTGCCTGGGCCGCCTTGGTTGCTGAATAACGGAATCTCCGTACAAAATCTTCAAGTCTGGCAATCTCTTCTTTCTGAAGTTTCCAGGCCGCTTCCAGCTGTTCCAGCTCCAGCTTCCGTCGGGTCTCATAGGCCGAATAATTTCCTTTGTATATTTTCAGATCTCCCTGAAAGAGTTCTGCCGTTTCCTTTGTCACCTGATCGAGAAAATAACGGTCATGAGAAACCACCAGCACTCCACCGGGGAATCTCTGAAGGAATTCTTCCAGCCAGTCCCTGGCTTCCAGGTCCAGGTAGTTGGTGGGTTCATCCAGAAGCAGAATATCCGGCATCTCCAGGAGTATCCGGGCCAGGGCGATCCGCATCTGCCAACCACCGGAAAATGTGGAGGTTTCCCGCTCCAGATCTTCTGCCAGGAATCCAAGTCCCAGAAGGACCCGGTAGATCATGGCTTCTCTCTCAAAGTAGCCGCTGGCGGTGATCTGTTCCTGAAGATCGTGATGCCTTTCCGCCAGGTTCTGCATGGCCTTTTCGCTTAGATCGGGGTGAGCCAGGCGTTCTGCCAGCTCCTCCCTCTCAGTTTCCAGTTCCCGGATATGAAGGTAGGCCTGTTCCACCTCGTCCCGGAGGCTCCGGTCGCGGAAGCGCAGACCCGATTGGGGAAGGTAACCGATCCGGACGTTCCGGCTCTGGGATCTGTCTCCCCCGTCGGCTTCGGTTTCCCCGCAGATCACCTTCATAAAGGTTGTCTTGCCGCTTCCATTTGCCCCTGCCAGGGCTACCCGGGAGGAGCGGGAGAGGTTCATATTAATATTTTTAAGAATATCCCTGTCCCCGAAGGCCAGAGAAATTCCGCTCAACTGTACAAAGGCGCTCATAAGTCGCATCCGCCCTATTTTTAAAGATTATTTGTTTGATTGATGCCTTATTTTAAAGAAATACTGCTTTTTTGAATACCCGGTTCCTCCCGGGGTACAGGGCAATCAGCCCGCATCCTGGAGGGGGAGGGCCGCCTCAGGCAATCCTTCCGCCTTGTCATCCAAAGGAAGTCCGGAAATCTTGTCGGGGAAGGTGAAAAACATCTGAATCGGACTGAAGAACTGGTCGCTATTCACCACTCGGTCTTGTATATAGCGGTCATCCACATAGAGCAGGCTGGCTCCTGTGTCCCTCATGGTATAGAGGAAGTCGGCGGTCTCACCGCTTTCAAAGTTAAAGGTAATCACACCGTCGTATCGGCTTCTGATCTGCTCGGAGGGGAAGTTTCTAAAGCTCACATACCCGCTGTTTCCTGCGGATACACTGAAGACCTGCTGGCTGATGAGTGAGGACTTGTCTATCCAGGTAAAGCGTCCGGCATTTTCGAAGAGGATCGTGCCATAGGCCTGGCTGGACATCTCAGGACCCCGGTCTATAAAGTCCTGGAGCATCGCCGCACGACGCTCTTTTTCCCGGGCTATGATGGTGTCTACATTTTCTGAAAGCCTGATATAGGCCTGGCTCAGTTCCAAGCCGTCATATTTGTACTGGACACTGATAAAATTTTCCGAGTTGACGGTGATGCGGAAGCTGGTTCCTGCAAAGTCATAGCGGTTTGCACCGATGCGGGTCACTTTATCAAAGGAAGAGCTGATTTCCTTGTCCATTGTTTTCAGGGTGATGGTCATGGCATCCAGGTCGGCAAAAAGGCCATATTCCGGGCGGAACAGGGCCAGGTCAATCTGGCGCCGGCTGATCATCTCCTGGTAGGTATCGGGACGCCAGGTTGTACTGAAAAAGATATCCAGCATCGGATCGTCCTGTTTCTTCTGATTCTGCATCACCATTTCCTGCTGATCGTTCAGGCTGTAGACCGTCAACAGGGCATCAAAAACATATCCTGAAACCCCGTCATCGGTGAGGATGGTATACCAGTAGCCCTCAAACCGGCCCACTTCTTCCAAATCTCCCCGGCCCAGGACCTTGATTTCCTGACTCTCCCGGAGCTTGTATACCCTCTCACTGGAGGCATCGGGCTTCTCTCTCATAGGCAGACCCTGCTTGTTTGAAAAGGCATAAACGGGAGTGAATTCTTCATAGGCCGCCGCAAAATCCACTGCCTCCGAGTGCTTGTCAAAGAAGCGGACCCGCCAGAGGGGAATCTCAAAACGCTCCCTGGTATCCTTGATCTGGAGGATATAACTCTTCCGGATTCTTGACTCCTCTAAAATCTCAATCAGGGAACCCGTGGACAGACCATCCTGATCCGACCAGAGCACGACCCCATACCCCAGCTTGCGGGAACAGGAGAAGCTGGTCGCCATTATTATAATCAGCAGAACAAGGAGTCTGCTTCTGTATTTTATTTTCATCATCACCTCAGAGCTTCTTCAATAGAATGGCAACATTATAACGGAAGAACAGACAATTGTCTATTTGGGGGGCTGCGGGCTTTCCGCTCTGAGGGCCTGATCCGGCTTTTTGTATCCTGCTCTGTCGCCGCCGCAGGAAAAGCCGGGGCCCTTCCGCTGCAATCCCTGCCCTCAGGGATTCTATAATTGTGTTATCTCCTCATCCGGGGATATAATAGATCTATGAATCAAGATCAATACTACGCCGCCCTGGACATCGGAGCCGGACGGGGCGCCAAAATAGCCTTTTTTACACTGGATGGAAAAATAGCTTCAGAAACCCTGTTGGGGGTTGAGGATTACAGCCTCAATTTTGAAGATTTTGCCGTCACCCTGTCAGACAGGATCAAAAAAGCCGTGCCTGAAAACGGTAAAATCCTGTCTATCGGAATCTCCTCGGCGGGAATCCTCAACTCTGACGGAGGGTTTCAGCTTTTTGTCAACTGTGCCCGATACAACGGATATAACATCCGCAAGGCCATGGAAGAAGCCTTTGATCTTCCCGTAGCCATCGACAACGATGCCAATACAGGCGCCCTGGCCGAATGGTCTGTCCTCAGGATGGAGCTCCTTTACTGGGTCTTCGGCGGAGGCTGGGGAGGAGCCTGGGTCAGTGAAGACGGCCGGATTCTCCACTCTGCCCATGACTGGGACGGACAGGATTCCTCTCTTCATTACACCAACGAACCGGGTTATGCCATCCCCCTGTCCAAACACCGGCTCAGACTCCTCTTTCTGGAAGTCGGGGCGTCTTATGAACTCTTTGAGCAGTACCTCACGGAAGACCCGGATCTCTCCGAGACGGTCCTTTTAGGACCAGGGGGCAGTGCGGACAGCCTCAGGGCAGAAGTCATACTCTCCGGACCCGGACGCTGCCGCCTCTTCCGCGCTTTAGTGGGAGATGACACCTTCTACGAACGTTTTCTTGATATTCATGAGCTCTCTCAGATCAATGACCCCAGTATTGCGGGAAAGCACATCAGCAAGCTCTCCAATATGAGAGTGGAAAGCGCTATCAATACGGACCGGCTCTATGGAAAGATTCTGGCTGAAGCCGCCAAGATCATGCTTAAAACCGGAGCCGCTGACGGATTGAGGGAAGACCTTCCCATCTTTTTGGGGGGCAAACCCAGTTACGCTCTGCCCTATTTCGGTCCTTCCTGTCAGAGGGTTCTGGGAAAAATGGGCATCATGAGTTACCTCCGCCCCTCCGTGCTGGATGAGAAAAACCTCAACGCCAACCTGGTGGGGGCCTGTGTGCTGGCAAAAAGGGCTTATGAGACCCGTTGAAGTTACAATGAAAGATTTCATAATAATCTTTGAAGCATCAGGCCCTTCCGGCTTGTAATACCCTTTATACAGGGAGTACAGTGAAAGGAGAACCTCTATGGGAGACGCCCAGGTGAAAACGGAACAGATGGAAATAGTCGATTATGTGAAAAATCACTTCATTGAGTGGATGGAAGAGAAACATGTTTTCCCTTTTCCCCAAAACGCAGCTCAAAACAAGAGCTCCTATGATCCTCTGCTGATGGAACGGATGGTCCGGGTGGAAGAGGGGATCAAGCATCAGAATGAAAATCTGGAAAAGATGATGATCCAGTCGGATAAGCGCTTTGCAGAAGTGAATGAGAATATGAACAGACGCTTTGAAGAAGTGAATGAAAATATGAACAGACGCTTTGCAGAAGTGAATGAAACTATGGACAGGCGCTTTACTGAAGTGAATGAGAATATGAACGGGCGTTTTGAGTTTATGGATAAAAGATTCAACCGTCTGTATCTGTTTCTCACAGGGGCCTTTTTTGCTGTTCTGACGGGGATCGTCACTCTGCTGATTCAGTCCGTTTAGCCCTGTGCCCCCTTATCTCACCCATTCCTCCTCTGACTGACCGGGAATCTCGGCTCTTCGCGACTCCTGCTCATGAATATTCCATGTGCCCGGATGCACAGTCCCGGCATTCGGGTTACAATAAGACA
The Oceanispirochaeta sp. genome window above contains:
- a CDS encoding sensor histidine kinase — protein: MSPPRPVKALLLIFLAFHSFSLFSDEQNLDSRNDRPQILLLHSYHQGYHWTENITRGVREVLGEEAVIHVEFMDSKRYSEDDYLQVFKELMRIKSASMQYDLIICADDNALEFMKSNRDDFYGPIPLVFCGINFFQPESLAGFYNVTGISEESDFSKNLDLIRQLYPNRTNLVCILDETVTGKSIRTNLDAVLNDYKDDFTSIEVWSDISMADMLRDLNLLGEDFVVFLLPFQRDNLGKFFEYDISTQLISQAAAVPVFGSWDFQFSHGIIGGYLLQGIDQGRDAGQRALRILKGELAESIPITAETSQSPMFDLTKLLQFSLSLKYLPKGSIIINQPDNFFYRYSTEVTIVLVVFSILLLLVIQLFSNILKRRKSEEALKQLNLSLNNRVDQRTQELEYTNSSLKETLEKLQDTQKELIRKERLAALGSLVSGVAHEINTPLGVSITTSSSMEDVIRKLQKQVIEDSLTKENMDDFIARLHDGSRLLGKNLKKAADFIENFKKLSFDEMESKCLSFELKDYIQEITRTHAIQFNNKHIKVQLLGEEIEVYSYPDSFYYIINNLLINSLVHGFDSPREDSLISITLSLKEGKTGMIEYKDNGKGIPVSIREHMFEPFTTTGRSEGKTGLGLYIVFKTIKERLGGAIEYMPPPEDSESGGSCFRIYFPINISMDNCW
- a CDS encoding ABC-F family ATP-binding cassette domain-containing protein, which produces MSAFVQLSGISLAFGDRDILKNINMNLSRSSRVALAGANGSGKTTFMKVICGETEADGGDRSQSRNVRIGYLPQSGLRFRDRSLRDEVEQAYLHIRELETEREELAERLAHPDLSEKAMQNLAERHHDLQEQITASGYFEREAMIYRVLLGLGFLAEDLERETSTFSGGWQMRIALARILLEMPDILLLDEPTNYLDLEARDWLEEFLQRFPGGVLVVSHDRYFLDQVTKETAELFQGDLKIYKGNYSAYETRRKLELEQLEAAWKLQKEEIARLEDFVRRFRYSATKAAQAQSRVKMLEKMEIIELPSSMQRMHFHFPPPPHSGRKVMSLEGIGKAYGDHQVLKDVNLEIAKGDRLNLAGVNGAGKSTLMRIISGHDKDFTGNRRLGKDVKIGYFSQDQELVLDPNKSVLETLEEEAPIELIPKHRGMLGSFLFSDDDIYKKCAVLSGGEKNRLALLKLLLKPVNLLVMDEPTNHLDLTSKDVLLDAMNGYAGTLVFVSHDRYFIDQLAASVMELSPGKAEYFDGDYAYYRWKKDSSSPQNVTSSKDLESSGSQEDQGSAKVNREDDKKRKSEIRRLERSEAQLMEEIESCEADILKAQEDLGSPEVYSDAEKAKAMSQKITELETRQRELTKAWEQAAEEISALG
- a CDS encoding SH3 domain-containing protein, which gives rise to MMKIKYRSRLLVLLIIIMATSFSCSRKLGYGVVLWSDQDGLSTGSLIEILEESRIRKSYILQIKDTRERFEIPLWRVRFFDKHSEAVDFAAAYEEFTPVYAFSNKQGLPMREKPDASSERVYKLRESQEIKVLGRGDLEEVGRFEGYWYTILTDDGVSGYVFDALLTVYSLNDQQEMVMQNQKKQDDPMLDIFFSTTWRPDTYQEMISRRQIDLALFRPEYGLFADLDAMTITLKTMDKEISSSFDKVTRIGANRYDFAGTSFRITVNSENFISVQYKYDGLELSQAYIRLSENVDTIIAREKERRAAMLQDFIDRGPEMSSQAYGTILFENAGRFTWIDKSSLISQQVFSVSAGNSGYVSFRNFPSEQIRSRYDGVITFNFESGETADFLYTMRDTGASLLYVDDRYIQDRVVNSDQFFSPIQMFFTFPDKISGLPLDDKAEGLPEAALPLQDAG
- a CDS encoding ROK family protein — encoded protein: MNQDQYYAALDIGAGRGAKIAFFTLDGKIASETLLGVEDYSLNFEDFAVTLSDRIKKAVPENGKILSIGISSAGILNSDGGFQLFVNCARYNGYNIRKAMEEAFDLPVAIDNDANTGALAEWSVLRMELLYWVFGGGWGGAWVSEDGRILHSAHDWDGQDSSLHYTNEPGYAIPLSKHRLRLLFLEVGASYELFEQYLTEDPDLSETVLLGPGGSADSLRAEVILSGPGRCRLFRALVGDDTFYERFLDIHELSQINDPSIAGKHISKLSNMRVESAINTDRLYGKILAEAAKIMLKTGAADGLREDLPIFLGGKPSYALPYFGPSCQRVLGKMGIMSYLRPSVLDEKNLNANLVGACVLAKRAYETR